From a region of the Daphnia pulicaria isolate SC F1-1A chromosome 1, SC_F0-13Bv2, whole genome shotgun sequence genome:
- the LOC124311184 gene encoding uncharacterized protein LOC124311184, with translation MTCCYLCAQMRNDVSRHQTNNMAQLSTLVFSVQLLCFLMILLTWPNYSTAADRFTTNEDGEINQLRNSVVTMEAKIRLIESKLEARDQQHVNLEKKVAHLELALQKEKDSCPKRS, from the exons ATGACGTGTTGCTATCTGTGTGCTCAGATGAGAAACGACGTTTCGAGACATCAAACCAACAATATGGCTCAGCTGTCGACTCTTGTGTTTAGCGTTCAATTGTTATGTTTTCTGATGATTTTGTTGACTTGGCCAAATTACTCGACCGCCGCTGACCGTTTCACAACGAACGAAGATGGCGAAATCAATCAACTGAGAAACAGTGTT GTCACGATGGAAGCCAAAATAAGACTGATTGAATCGAAGTTGGAGGCCAGAGATCAGCAGCAT GTGAATCTGGAGAAAAAAGTGGCTCACCTGGAACTTGCCCTACAGAAGGAAAAGGATTCCTGCCCAAAAAGATCGTGA
- the LOC124311106 gene encoding signal recognition particle 19 kDa protein-like, translating to MSKFFCNFNISCLRGGLEMATLTRTSFNPNKKPCDPERWICIYPAYIDSSRTRVAGRRVPKSRAVERPTCVEISDVLTAANFTVGIEPKFYSREASKEEETRGRVRVQLKNEDGTLVNPAFPTRDSLFLYIGEKIPHLKSRVFKSSGEQSTSQSGGKKKGKGRR from the exons ATGTCCAAATTCTTCTgcaatttcaatatttcatgTTTACGTGGAGGCTTGGAAATGGCCACACTAACAAGAACGTCGTTCAACCCAAATAAAAAACCGTGCGATCCTGAAAG ATGGATTTGTATCTATCCAGCGTATATTGATAGCAGCAGAACAAGAGTTGCTGGCCGTCGAGTTCCCAAATCCCGTGCCGTTGAACGACCTACTTGTGTAGAAATTAGTGATGTTCTGACAGCTGCCAATTTCACAGTTGGAATTGAACCTAAATTCTATTCAAGAGAGGCAAGCAAAGAGGAAGAGACCAGAGGGCGAGTCAGggtgcaattaaaaaatgaagatggAACACTCGTCAATCCAGCCTTTCCTACtc GGGACTCTTTGTTTTTGTACATAGGAGAGAAGATTCCCCATCTTAAAAGCAGAGTCTTTAAATCAAGTGGGGAACAATCCACCAGCCAGAgtggtggaaagaaaaaagggaaaggaagACGTTGA